CTCCCTCGCCCTCCAGCAGACCTCGTTCCTGGAGGGCTTCGGCCGGGTGCTGATCTTCGGCATCGTGCAGGTGCCGGTGATGCTGCTCCTCGCGCTCGTCCTGGCCCTCCTCCTCGACCAGGTCTCCAACCGGTGGGCGGGCCTGCTTCGGGCCACCTACTTCCTGCCGTACGGCATCCCCGGCGTCATCGCCACCATCTTGTGGGGCTTCCTGTACGTCCCCGGGGTCAGCCCGATCACCGACATGCTGGGCTCGCTCGGCTTCCAGCCCGACTTCCTCGGTTACGACAACATCCTGTGGTCCATCGCGAACATCGTCATCTGGGAGTTCGCGGGGTACAACATGCTGATCATCGTTGCCCAGCTCAAGTCGATCCCGCAGGAGCTGTACGAGGCCGCGAAGATCGACGGGGCCGGGCCCTGGCAGACCGCGCTGCGTATCAAGATCCCGCTGGTGCGCCCCGCGCTCGTCCTGACCTGCGTCTTCTCCATCATCGGCACCATGCAGCTGTTCGCCGAGCCGCTGGTGCTGAAGAAGATGGCGCCCGCCGTCACCAACGACTACACCCCGAACCTCAGCGCGTACTTCGACGCCTTCGCCAACGCCAACGTGTACATGGCCGCGGCGAAGTCGGTGATCCTCGCCGTCGTGGCGATGGCCTTGTCCTTCGGCTTCCTCAGCCTCGTCACCCGCAAGCAGAGGAGTGAGCGGTGAGCGTCACCACGACTCCCACGGGCACCACGCCCCCCGCCGACGAGGGTGAGCAGGCGCGCCCGGCCCCCGCCGTGCGCCGTCGTCGCGCACCGCGGCCCGGCCGTATCGTGCTCGTCGCGGTCCTCGCGATCGCCGCGCTGTACTTCCTCGTGCCCGTCTACTGGCTGGTCGTCGCCGCCACCAAGTCGAACGGCAGCCTCTACGGCAGCTTCGGCTTCTGGTTCGACGCCCCGCAGCTGTGGCACAACCTCGGCAACGTCTTCACCTACAACGACCACATCTATCTGCGCTGGGCGCTCAACTCCCTGCTGTACGCGGGTGTCGGCGCCGCCTTGGCCACCCTCCTGTCGGCCGCCGCCGGATTCGCCCTGGCCAAGTACCGCTTCCGCGGCCGGGAGGCCGTCTTCAAGTTCGTGCTGGCCGGGGTGCTGCTGCCGTCGAGCGCGCTGGCGCTGCCGCTGTACCTGATGTTCAGCAAGTTCGGCCTCACCAACACCTACTGGGGCGTCCTCATCCCCAGTGTCGTCAGCCCCTTCGGCGTGTACCTGTGCCGCATCTACGCCGAATCCGCGGTGCCCGACACCGTGCTGGAGGCGGCCAGGGTGGACGGCGCGGGGGAGGAGCGGATCTTCTTCACGCTGGTGCTGCGCATCATGACCCCGGCGCTGGTGACCGTCTTCCTGTTCCAGTTCGTACACATCTGGAACAACTACTTCCTGCCCCTGGTCATGCTCTCGGACGACAGCAAGTACCCCATCACGCTGGGCCTGGTCACCTGGAAAGAGGCCGCCGACCGGTTCCCCGAGCTGAACCAGTACACCATCGGAGGCGCCTTCGTCTCCGTCATCCCCCTCGCGGTCGCGATGCTCGTCCTCCAGCGCTACTGGCGGACAGGCCTGACCGAGGGCAGCGTCAAGGAGTAGCAACGTGCAGATCACCCGGGTCGAGACCTTCGCCGTGCCGCCGCGCTGGCTCTTCTGCCGGATCGAGACGGACGAGGGCCTGGTCGGCTGGGGCGAGCCCGTCGTGGAAGGCCGTGCGGACACCGTCCGCACGGCCGTGCGCGAGCTGGCGGAGCAGTTCCTCGTGGGCGCCGACCCGCTGCGGATCGAGGACCACTGGCAGCTGATGACCAAGGGCTCCTTCTACCGGGGCGGCCCCGTCCTCTCCTCCGCCGTCGCCGGGCTCGACCAGGCGCTGTGGGACATCGCGGGCAAGGCGTACGGCGCCCCGGTGCACCAGCTTCTCGGCGGGCCCGTACGGGAGCGGGCCCGCGCCTACTGCTGGGTCGGCGGTGACGAGCCGGGGGAGGTGCGGGACCAGATCGCCCAGCAGGTGGCGGCGGGCTTCACCGCGGTCAAGATGAACGGCTCAGGGCGCATGGACCGGCTGCCGAACCTCGCGGACCTGAACGAGGTCGCGGCCCGCGCCGAGGCCGCACGCGAAGAGCTGGGCCCCGGCGGCGACTTCGCCGTCGACCTCCACGGCCGCTTCTCGGTGGCCGGCGCGATCCGGGCCGTCAGGGCGCTGGAGCCGTACGGGCCCATGTTCGTGGAAGAGCCCGTGCTGCCCGAGTACACCCATCTCCTCGCCCGGGTGACGGCCGCCTCGGGGGTGCCCGTGGCCACCGGCGAGCGGCTGTTCTCCCGTACGGAGGTGCTGCCCGCGCTCCAGGCGGGCGTCGCCGTCCTCCAGCCCGACCTCTCGCACGCGGGCGGCATCTCCGAGTCGCGGCGCATCGCCTCGCTCGCCGAGACCTGGGACGTGGCCGTCGCGCCACACTGCCCCCTCGGCCCGCTCGCGCTCGCGGCCAGCCTCCAACTGGCCTTCTGCACCCCCAACTTCCTCATACAGGAGCAGTCGATCGGCATCCACTACAACACCGGCACCGAGCTGCTGGACTACGTCCTCGACCGCGAGGTCTTCCGCTTCCACGAGGGCCACCTGCTGCGCCCCACGGCACCTGGCCTGGGAGTGACGATCGACGAGCGCGCCGTACGGAAGGCCGACGGCAGGGCCGACAGCTGGCACAACCCGGTATGGCGCCACCCGGACGGCTCGTTCGCCGAGTGGTGAGCGCCAGCACCAGAGCGGTGAGAGCGAGCAGGTACAGGGCCTCTTGGTGTCGGCGGTTCACGAGTGCTTGGCCTTCTGGTGGAGAGCCAGAACGTGTTCGTGGATCTCTGCGAGGTCGGGTTCGTCGCGGTTCTTGGCGGAGCGGATCATCTGCTGGTAGTCGGTGCACAGGGCACAGGGGAGCACCTGGCCGTCCGCGCGCGGGGCGCTCGGGTCGGCGGTCACCGGTCGGCCCCCTGTGGGGCCGGGCAGGCGCAGTATCCGGTGAGGACGATCCACGCCAGCGCTTTGAGCTGCGGGTCCTCGCGTGCGGTGACACGCCGGGCCTGCCCGCAGCGCTCACACCGGTTGGCCGCCTTGCGGGCCGCGCGGACGAACACGCCCACGTCACGTGCCATTACGGTCACCCGCCTCGGGGCAGCGCGGGCCGAGGGGGCAGCGGCACGGGGGCCAGCGCATGCTCCAGGCCAGTGGCGGCGGCTTGGTCGTGCCAACGGTGCGCTCGTCCCAGGTGCGGCCGGTGTCGCGGGAGACGCGGATCGTCATGGTGCTCACCACCGCACCCCCGGGCTCGGGCGGCGCTCGGCGTCGTAAGCAGTGCGCTCGACGTCCGTGGCCGGGCGGAGGTCGGCGGTGCGGGCGGTCCACTCGGCACCCCGGGCCGTGACCATGCGGGCCCGGTCGCCGTCGAGCGGCATCTGCACGCGGCCCACCCACGCAGGCCGGGGCGGGCTTGTGCTGGCCGTCGACTCGTCCGCCAGATACGCGTCCTGAGCGGAGACGGTGCCCCCGCTCACTGTCCCGGTAACCGCACCGCAAGCGATGCGCGCTTCCCCATGCAGACGGGCGATACTCACCGTCTGCTGTGCCACCACGGGCACAGAAGGCACGACCTGACTCATGCCAGTCCCCTCTGCCTGTCGGATACGGACATGCAGATGCTGACGCCTGGAGACCGCCACAAGTGCTACAACGTGTAGCAGTCACGTCACCCTATGGTCAGGCCGCCTGGCACCAGCCCGCGAAATTGGACAGGTCCTCGCGGTCAGCCCGCTTGATTCGCCGCAAGGTGGCGACATCTTCCCGCACCCAGGGATGCTCGCGCGTGTGCTGCGGCGCGAAGCGACGCGCCACTTTCAGCGACTCGAACGCATCATCCCGCAGGCCGGCCCACAACTGGGCCCGCGCGACCTCGATGTAGAAACCGGAGCGTCGCTCTGCGGGAAGCTCAGGAGGCGGCGCCCACTCGTGAGCGATGTCCAGCGCCCGCTGGAGATGGGCATCGCCAAGCGAGACGGCGACCGATACCTCATGGATACGCACCGAGGAGGGGCCGAACGCCGTCCCCTCATACACGCCCTCGGGCACTTCGTCACCCAACCGATGCGCCTCATCCAGGTGCAGGGCGGCCGAGTCTGCCCGCCCGGCACGCCCCGCGATGACTGCCGCACGCATGTGCAAGGCACCCCGAGCCACTTTGCTCGGCCCCGTGTCGGGAGCGGGCGCTGCATCCAACGCATGCTCCAGTGCACGCAGCCCGGAATCGTGAGCGCGTGCTGCGAAGAAAGTCTCCGTCCGCACGTACGCCACAGCGGCATCCAGCAGAGGGTCCTCGGCGGCCGGGGCCGCCCACCGCATCAACTCCACCAGCCGGGCGGACAGATCCCGTTCGCCGAACTTGTACGCGACGGCATCCGCCGACCGGTACGCCGCGACCAGTAGCCGCGCCACTTCCACACGCTCCGTTCCTGAAGCGGCATGCAGAGCCCGTGACAGCTCACCCAGCAGTGTCGGGATCTGGCGGGAGATCCGCAGGTACTGCGCCCCCACCCGCCAGGAGACCGCTTCGGACACCGCCGAGTGCAACTCAGGCAGCGCCCGTACCGGGCCGTCCTCGGGCACGTCATACGTCGCAATCGCCCGCGACAGAACGGGCAGTTCCTCGTGTACCCGGGAGTCCGAGCGGGCCCGGTGCCCGAGGAGCCGGGACGGATCGACCGCCAAGGCAGCGGCCAGAGCGTCGAGCACGTGTTCACTCGGGGCGCGGGCGCCACGCTCGACCGACCGCACCATGTGGTACGAGACCCCGGACGTGTCCGCGAGTTCCTGCTGTGTCCTGTTACGCAGGCGACGGAGGGTGGCGATGTTCTGACCAACGTCGTGCCGAGGGTCTGCGGGCAAGATGGGGTCTCCGTTCCGTGCTGCCACATGGAACGGTAGCGCCATCGCCTCACCGGAGCGCGAGCTTCGGCGAGGCGGTCACGTGTGTCTACATCCGAGCAGGTCGCGTAGTTCGAGGATGCCGTCGATTTTCCAGTCAGGGGTGACGTTGGGATCGTCGCTCCAGAGGTGGCCCCACGGCCCTCGGCGGATCAGGCACGCGCGCAGCCCGGCCGCGCGCGCGGGGACGATGTCGTTCGCCGGATGGTCGCCCACGTACAGCGTCGCTGACGGGTCGGTACCAGTTGTCTGGAGGACGCGCTCGAAGAAACCGGGGTCGGGCTTGGCGATGCCCCACTCGGCGGATGTTGAGACGCTGTCGGCAGGAAGATCGAGGGCGCGCAGGAGTTCGCCGGCTCGGACGGTCTGGTTGCCCGCGATGTGGATCGCGTACCCGGCCTTACGGAGGGCGGTGAGACCGGAGCGTACGTCGCCGTACAGGTCGGAGTCGTCCAGATGCTCGGTGACCCCGGCTTGTTCCATTGCCGCGCGCTCTGCCCTCAGGTCGATCCCCGGGCGGAGGAGCCGGACTGCGTCGGCGTTGTCTCTTCCCTGGGCGACGACGGCCCCCACCAGCGCTGAGAGCGTGTGTCGAGGGACGCCGAGCCAGTCGGCCCAGCGTCCCCAGTGGCGGTCGTCGCGGGTGAGGGTCTCGCCGGCATCGAAGACGATGGTGGTAATCATCGAGAGCAGCCTACGGCGGTACCTTGAAGCGTTTGATCTTCAGCCGACCGCAGGCGAGCATGACAGCGACAGACGGAAGCAAGTCCGCCTGACCAGGATGCGGGGCGCGCTCGCCCGGCGCACGGTGGAGGTATGACACCGAAGATCGTGGTGTGCCCGCCCGACACCGAGGGCGGGCGGTGCGTCCGCGTAGACGGGAAGATCCTCGGCAGGGCGTTCAATGTGTACGACGTGCTGGAACTCGCCCAGGGGGTCGGCCTCGACCCCCGTAAGTGCGTCCCTCGACGGTGATCAGCTCTTCGCTTGGAGACCACACCCATTCCGAAGCGGCGCGGGAGGAGTTCAGCCGGGACTACGACGCCTGCACCCACACCGTGTGCGACGTGTCTGCCGAGGTCGCCCGTGGCGTCCGGGCACTCATGGATTCCTACGGATTCCGCTACGCCGCACTGGACTTCCTCGTTAGTCATGCCGGGGTGTGGCACCTGTGCGACGTGAACCCCAACTGGCAGTACGGGTCGATCGAAGAACTCCGCGCCCCGATCACTCGCGTCATCGCCACCTGCGGCCTACCCCGCATCCCGGCGGCATGGCTCGACCAGCTCGCTCCGGGCGGGGCCATCGTGGCCAACCTCGGCTACCGATACCGGCAGGGCGACGGTCCACGTCATCCATCACCCGGCATCCGGAGCATGGGCCCGCATGACCGTGTGCGACGAGGAGGCCCGCATCGACCACGACGGTCCGCACAACCGCAACCTGTGGGACGAGCGGCTTTCCCTCCTGCGTGACTGGGAACGAGCCGGGCAGCCGGGAGTTGAGCGTTACGGCCTCACTGTGCAGGGT
This sequence is a window from Streptomyces sp. NBC_01775. Protein-coding genes within it:
- a CDS encoding carbohydrate ABC transporter permease, which encodes MTIPSQPGTAKSASSATAAPAAPTAPAAPRRRRARPDRKAWRFLGPFLAVYLFAMILPILYAVYQSMLKIERTGPMGFGKPTVGFAGFENYSLALQQTSFLEGFGRVLIFGIVQVPVMLLLALVLALLLDQVSNRWAGLLRATYFLPYGIPGVIATILWGFLYVPGVSPITDMLGSLGFQPDFLGYDNILWSIANIVIWEFAGYNMLIIVAQLKSIPQELYEAAKIDGAGPWQTALRIKIPLVRPALVLTCVFSIIGTMQLFAEPLVLKKMAPAVTNDYTPNLSAYFDAFANANVYMAAAKSVILAVVAMALSFGFLSLVTRKQRSER
- a CDS encoding carbohydrate ABC transporter permease: MSVTTTPTGTTPPADEGEQARPAPAVRRRRAPRPGRIVLVAVLAIAALYFLVPVYWLVVAATKSNGSLYGSFGFWFDAPQLWHNLGNVFTYNDHIYLRWALNSLLYAGVGAALATLLSAAAGFALAKYRFRGREAVFKFVLAGVLLPSSALALPLYLMFSKFGLTNTYWGVLIPSVVSPFGVYLCRIYAESAVPDTVLEAARVDGAGEERIFFTLVLRIMTPALVTVFLFQFVHIWNNYFLPLVMLSDDSKYPITLGLVTWKEAADRFPELNQYTIGGAFVSVIPLAVAMLVLQRYWRTGLTEGSVKE
- the dgoD gene encoding galactonate dehydratase, encoding MQITRVETFAVPPRWLFCRIETDEGLVGWGEPVVEGRADTVRTAVRELAEQFLVGADPLRIEDHWQLMTKGSFYRGGPVLSSAVAGLDQALWDIAGKAYGAPVHQLLGGPVRERARAYCWVGGDEPGEVRDQIAQQVAAGFTAVKMNGSGRMDRLPNLADLNEVAARAEAAREELGPGGDFAVDLHGRFSVAGAIRAVRALEPYGPMFVEEPVLPEYTHLLARVTAASGVPVATGERLFSRTEVLPALQAGVAVLQPDLSHAGGISESRRIASLAETWDVAVAPHCPLGPLALAASLQLAFCTPNFLIQEQSIGIHYNTGTELLDYVLDREVFRFHEGHLLRPTAPGLGVTIDERAVRKADGRADSWHNPVWRHPDGSFAEW
- a CDS encoding helix-turn-helix domain-containing protein; the protein is MPADPRHDVGQNIATLRRLRNRTQQELADTSGVSYHMVRSVERGARAPSEHVLDALAAALAVDPSRLLGHRARSDSRVHEELPVLSRAIATYDVPEDGPVRALPELHSAVSEAVSWRVGAQYLRISRQIPTLLGELSRALHAASGTERVEVARLLVAAYRSADAVAYKFGERDLSARLVELMRWAAPAAEDPLLDAAVAYVRTETFFAARAHDSGLRALEHALDAAPAPDTGPSKVARGALHMRAAVIAGRAGRADSAALHLDEAHRLGDEVPEGVYEGTAFGPSSVRIHEVSVAVSLGDAHLQRALDIAHEWAPPPELPAERRSGFYIEVARAQLWAGLRDDAFESLKVARRFAPQHTREHPWVREDVATLRRIKRADREDLSNFAGWCQAA
- a CDS encoding HAD family hydrolase encodes the protein MITTIVFDAGETLTRDDRHWGRWADWLGVPRHTLSALVGAVVAQGRDNADAVRLLRPGIDLRAERAAMEQAGVTEHLDDSDLYGDVRSGLTALRKAGYAIHIAGNQTVRAGELLRALDLPADSVSTSAEWGIAKPDPGFFERVLQTTGTDPSATLYVGDHPANDIVPARAAGLRACLIRRGPWGHLWSDDPNVTPDWKIDGILELRDLLGCRHT